The Arachis duranensis cultivar V14167 chromosome 2, aradu.V14167.gnm2.J7QH, whole genome shotgun sequence genome has a window encoding:
- the LOC107473692 gene encoding uncharacterized protein LOC107473692: MEEKKHNLFRREGKGDEKPGYLPADIVFIIEEKKHNLFRREGKGDEKPGYLPADIVFIIEEKKHNLFRREGNNDLEICIEIPLVDALTGCSLPIPILGGENLTLSFENTVVYLGYVKVIEGQGMPTLKNDGKRGDLHVKFLVDFPKELSDEQWQEAFRILENCC; the protein is encoded by the coding sequence atggaagaaaagaaacacaatttgtTTAGAAGAGAAGGCAAGGGTGATGAGAAACCTGGATACCTCCCTGCTGATATAGTGTTCATAATTgaagaaaagaaacacaatttgtTTAGAAGAGAAGGCAAGGGTGATGAGAAACCTGGATACCTCCCTGCTGATATAGTGTTCATAATTgaagaaaagaaacacaatttgtTTAGAAGAGAAGGCAATAATGACTTGGAAATATGTATTGAGATTCCTCTAGTAGATGCACTCACAGGGTGCTCTTTACCAATTCCTATATTAGGAGGGGAGAACTTGACTTTGTCATTTGAGAATACTGTTGTATACCTTGGATATGTAAAGGTTATTGAAGGTCAAGGCATGCCAACCCTTAAAAACGATGGGAAAAGAGGTGACCTCCATGTCAAGTTTCTAGTTGACTTCCCCAAAGAATTGAGTGATGAACAATGGCAAGAAGCTTTTAGAATCCTAGAAAATTGTTGTTAA
- the LOC107473666 gene encoding rac-like GTP-binding protein RHO1 produces the protein LAWAFLDNQYATCVDLWDDKQFFQDHPGAVPITTVQGEELRKLIGAPVYIECSSKTQQNVKAVFDAAIKVVLQPPKQKKKKRKGQKTCSIL, from the exons CTTGCTTGGGCATTTCTTGACAACCAATATGCGACTTGTGTAGATCTTTGGGATGATAAGCAGTTTTTTCAAGATCATCCTGGTGCAGTGCCTATCACCACAGTGCAG GGTGAGGAACTGAGAAAACTTATCGGTGCTCCAGTTTACATCGAATGTAGTTCAAAAACACAGCAG AATGTGAAGGCTGTTTTTGATGCGGCCATCAAAGTAGTTCTCCAGCCTCCaaagcagaagaaaaagaagagaaagggtCAAAAAACCTGTTCCATATTGTGA